TAGCTGCAGTGCTCTCCTCGCGACCGCCCATAGCCTTCCGTCCATCTCAATATCGTCGACGTCATCGTCTCGAGGCCAACGAGCAGGCACACGACCAGCAACATGTCGCGTGGGCGGGTATGCCACGCTGGCCGGTGATGCAAGAGATATCGGAGAACAGCCAGAAGGGCGACAATGGGAACACAAATGGCCGGACGCGCCGAAAGGCCAGAAACATCCAACGCCATACCAGATCTTTGACATGAAGCATGATGCGAAGTACTCCAAAGCAGGATACTACAAGCTCGTCAAGCTGTACCATCCAGATCTACAAGTTCATAGTGTTGGAAGCACAAGGGGCAACAATGAAGTCTCAAACGCAGCAAAAATGGAGCGATACCGGTTGATCGTAGCTGCACATACGATTCTTTCAGATCCTGTCAAACGCAGCGCATACGACCGATTTGGAGCTGGCTGGAACGGGAAAGCAGAAGTTGGAAATCGAGATACCTGGGCACAACCTTCACCTTTCCATCCGGCTGGACCTTTCAGTCAGAGCTGGCATGACCCATCAGATCCTGTGTGGCAAAATGCTACTTGGGAAGATTGGGAGAGATATCACGATAACAAGTCAAATCCCACGAAAAAGGCGCCTGTGTACATGAAGAATTCCTACTTCCTGGCTGTGGTGATTGCGCTGGCGATCATGGGTAGCAGCTTAAATGTGCAGAGAGCACAAGAGAATGGGAATTATATTGTGGAGTCTCGAGATCTGGTGCATGATCGAGCATCGAAGAATCTGCGACAAGTGAGGAAAGAGGTGAAAGGTTTGTCGAACAGACGGGACCGAATTGATTTCTTCATGCGGCAGCGCGAGGCCGCGATGGGTGGGACCGTCAGTGAACATCAAGCATTGAGGGACGAGAGAGCTAGCCGGCTACTGAAAGATCAAGAAGTCTGCTCCAGCGAGGAGGTTAGAGAACGAGGGACGTGAAACAATGGAGACTGAGTCATTGATTCCTCCTACTGGGGGCCGAAAGCATGCCAAACTTATGGCCATTCCCCTTCTACGGGTCATCACTGCGGACAGCCGACCAAAAACATGCCCAGCATCGATGTCGTTCGATGTATCCGCGCCACTGCGACCTGGAAACTTCACAGTCGCAAAGCACTGCACATAGCATGGCACCTCCGTGCAAGAAAGACAAAGTGAGAGAGAACAATCGGGAAAAAGCTTATGATCCAGCCAACCTGTATGAAGACGCGAGTGAAAGGACCGAGTAGGAACTTCCTGCTAGGTGTCTGCACATTAAGAGCAGAACTATGCAAGGAGGCAAAGCGAGGCACAGGGAAATCAACATTCAGTTCTTACTGAAGCACAAGGGCGGCAACGAGGCACATGGGATACAATAATTCAGTCCTCTACTGAAGCACATGGGGAGCAAAGAGGCAAATACGAAAGACGACGTATATCAAAACCAATTGAGACAACATTGAACATTGAAACTGCGATGCTTTGCAACTTTTCATTTTTCATCATCGCCGTTGCATACATTCTATCCCCAGTCTCCTTTCCCTCCATCCCCAGAACTGCATCTTTTCTCTTCCGAATCATGTATTTACACAAGTCCTCTGCTTGCTTCCAGTTCGCTGTCGTGCAGACGAAATAAAGCTATTGAAGCCTTTGAACTTCCTTTACCCTTTCAATGATCATGTTCCATATACCAGAAACGCCCTCATTGATGACCAGCAGTCCTCGGTCATCCAAAATGCCGCTGATCCAAACAGCAGAAACAAGCAAAAAAGCAAAAACCGAACAAATGCAGTCTTCTCAACCTCGTTGGCGGAAGGCTCAGTCTTTCGAGACCGTTCCGATCCGCCAAGTGAGAAAGTTCCCGTCTTGTACAAGAAGCTGTCTGTCGAGGTCCGCTGAAGAGGCCAGGCCTTTCCAAGGATGAGCTCACAGTCGAGCTATCGCTTGGACCTCGACAAGACTGTCATTCTTCCCTCAttatcatcctcatcctcattctTTCATCTCTCATATCCATATCCATATCCATACCCATCTGTTCTCTTTCCTATCATCATCACTCATCCGTCAACTTATCCAACAAATGAATACTCAAAATCATAACGAGCAATCCAATCGTCACGATAATCAGCAACGCAAATCCAAACCAACCCAAAACCATCGCACTCGTCCCCACACCACTTCTTACAGAACCATTTCCGAAATCTTGAGCGActtgtgctgctgcgacggAGGCTGTGTGTTGCCATAGGACGCTGACGAGCACGAAAATGGaagcgatgaagatgagggcGAGGGCGACTTGGGAGACGGGTCGGGAGGGGAAGGGtttgatgtcgatgtcggagCCTGTGCGGGCGTCGTGTTCTTCGTGCCAGCCGGGGAACgtagcgaggaggaggaaggtgatgaaggcgaggacgatggcgatgatgctggGTGTTGCGTTAGTAACAGCACATTTTCGCTGATCGGATTTAAGGGCTGGGGTGTACTCACAGTAAGTATGGAAACACCACGCTATTCTTGAACGTGTTCGCGACCCAGATCAAATTCAACGGATCTTGATCGATCGAGACTTGTTCGGCCAGGAGTGTCGCATTGTTCGAACACAGGTAGCTGTCGCCTGAGTCTTGGTTGACGCAAATTCCAAAGTATCCCACTCGAACTTCTAGTCCTGCATCGCCAACCAGATTCGCAATGGCGTTTGTCACGGCGGGGTTGACTTGTGTGGGATCGTATGTCGGCGTGTAAGATTCGTAGTAGAATGTGATGAGAAAGATGCTGGGGATTgcgggcgatgatgatgaacagCCTGCGAGGAGAAGTGCTATCGTGTCACGTCAGTATTTGTATCCATGATCGTTGAGAATATTCTGGTGCTTGCGACTCACATAAGAGCACAATAGCGATTGCGATCAATATCATCAAGACATGATGGTATCCCAGGAAGGGTATCAGCCGCTGGATGCCGACGGCGAATCGTACGTTCGCCATGGCGTCGGTAGAGACGGTCTACCAGCTGTCTGGGTGGTGTCTTTGTTCGATGAGCTCCAGCGGCCCAGAGGCCGTGGAGTTGGGAAGGTGTGGAATGCAACCGCCGAACGAGTGCTTTGTCGCAGTGGCTAAGATGTCGGTGGGATGCGTTTGTGTCGAGAGCGAGTGTGTAGGATGTCGGTGCGTCCAAATGTCTCGGACAAGATGGGAAGGcgcgaggtggtggaggaggtagtGGTGGTAATAGTTCGGGATGTGGTATGCGCTGGGGCGATGGTCAACTTGTGCGCGAGCAACAATGGCTTTGTCTGGAGGTGTGGAATGgagaagagtaagcttaGCTGCAGCAGTGCTGAATTCCCTCTGCGAGATCCCCCTTCGTGCTGTCTCGACGTCCCCTGCGGCGCAAAGTGGTGCTGCAGCGAAATCATCGAGGTTGGACGTGGCTGGAAGCGCCCCAGCCTCCGCTGTTTACTCTCGCTGCCGTCAACGGGGCAACGCGCCGACGTCATGCGGCTCTGCGAACGCCGCTTGCCGCGCTGCCAGGCACGGCAACCTTGATTGCCAGCGCCGTTTCACCATCGACACGCGGTCATGAGAATATGCGCTGGCTGCTGTTCGCATAGCAACACGATGTCGTACGTGTCGGGCTACGATTCTTGTACGGCAGACAGACATCTTCGCATGGATCCCACGTTGCTTGCAACTGAGCATGCGGTGCTTGTAATACTGTTCATTATAGTGATTCTCTATTACTGGTTTGCTGGCGAGCAAACGCTCGTACATGAACCATCTTCGACTCTTCGTTACAACGTGCGTGGCTTGTCGATCCTGCGTGCCAGCGCTTGTCCTCCTCTCGCGCCGCTCTTCTGGCGCCTTTCTTCCGCCCTTCTTTTGTGCTTCACCGCAACTTGAGACACCCTGCCAGCATCGCGGTCAAACAGCTGTGAGGGCTGGCGTGTTGGCAATCAAATGAACGCCTCCTTGTGAATTATGTACCCGTCGCCTGCAAACTTCCAGAGTCGC
This genomic interval from Cercospora beticola chromosome 7, complete sequence contains the following:
- a CDS encoding uncharacterized protein (antiSMASH:Cluster_4) is translated as MANVRFAVGIQRLIPFLGYHHVLMILIAIAIVLLSLLLAGCSSSSPAIPSIFLITFYYESYTPTYDPTQVNPAVTNAIANLVGDAGLEVRVGYFGICVNQDSGDSYLCSNNATLLAEQVSIDQDPLNLIWVANTFKNSVVFPYLLIIAIVLAFITFLLLATFPGWHEEHDARTGSDIDIKPFPSRPVSQVALALIFIASIFVLVSVLWQHTASVAAAQVAQDFGNGSVRSGVGTSAMVLGWFGFALLIIVTIGLLVMILSIHLLDKLTDE
- a CDS encoding uncharacterized protein (antiSMASH:Cluster_4) produces the protein MKHDAKYSKAGYYKLVKLYHPDLQVHSVGSTRGNNEVSNAAKMERYRLIVAAHTILSDPVKRSAYDRFGAGWNGKAEVGNRDTWAQPSPFHPAGPFSQSWHDPSDPVWQNATWEDWERYHDNKSNPTKKAPVYMKNSYFLAVVIALAIMGSSLNVQRAQENGNYIVESRDLVHDRASKNLRQVRKEVKGLSNRRDRIDFFMRQREAAMGGTVSEHQALRDERASRLLKDQEVCSSEEVRERGT